One genomic region from Vicia villosa cultivar HV-30 ecotype Madison, WI unplaced genomic scaffold, Vvil1.0 ctg.001210F_1_1, whole genome shotgun sequence encodes:
- the LOC131634019 gene encoding uncharacterized protein LOC131634019: MMSWLRLILGKEHQHDFQTCLGLLDLDMKKEGSSLHGWTKMCLKKKSEKAKQRRASERQAANHRTESISIVDHADRLVVAKIRTPLMQELQERTYRERDGEYCDDRARDTQAEYQRLKVEILAKHPELGGPQGRHPLDPAID; encoded by the exons ATGATGAGCTGGTTGAGATTAATTTTAGGAAAAGAGCATCAGCACGACTTTCAGACATGCTTAGGCTTGCTAGACTTGGATATGAAGAAAGAGGGATCAAGCCTCCATGGATGGACGAAAATGTGTTTAAAGAAAAAATCTGAAAAAGCAAAGCAGCGTAGAGCATCAGAAAGGCAAGCCGCTAATCATAGAACCGAAAGcattagtattgttgatcatgctGATCGATTG GTTGTGGCTAAGATAAGAACTCCACTAATGCAAGAGCTTCAGGAGAGGACTTATCGGGAAAGAGATGGAGAGTATTGCGACGACCGTGCTAGAGATACTCAA GCGGAGTACCAAAGGTTGAAGGTAGAGATTTTAGCTAAACATCCTGAGTTAGGTGGTCCACAAGGGCGACATCCTCTTGATCCAGCTATTGATTAA